Sequence from the Panicum virgatum strain AP13 chromosome 5N, P.virgatum_v5, whole genome shotgun sequence genome:
taaaTTATTTCCTAAATGTTATTTAAATATTTCTAAACATTTTCTAATATTTCTTAATACTTTCTAATTTAAATTTACATTGAAATAATACTCTATTCATTACAGTACTATTACGAAAATACTAAAATACTACTAAACTAATAATCCAATCAATTATAATACTAAAATATTTTATTAATTAAAACTACTTCAATAAATCATATAATAGCACTAAAATAATAATCTACTATACTAATACTAATCTACTCTGTTAGATAAAGTAATCTACTCTGTTAGCTAAAGTAATCTACAATACTAATTACACTAAAACACTACTAGTTTAATAATCTACTCTATAAAAATACTAATGTACAATACTAATTACAGTACTAGTAACCTACTGTATTTTGTTAATCTACTCTATTACACAAAGTAATAGCATCTATAACTCTATTAATTAAAATACTAATAGTCTACTCTAGTAATTAGTAATATACAAACGTGGAAAAAAATTTACCTGAAATTGcctgtaaggaaaatggcccctTTAGGGAAATAACCTCTCATGTCATGATTGCCATATTTCCTCATatgtgttttggtgatttgatgataacccaacacttggactaatatgtgTATTTTAGTTGATTATATACAGCCCtgtaggtccaagggatgaaaataTGGAGAAAACAAGTTGAAGAAACCGACAAAGACTCAATACATGAAGGCCaaggaaaatacatacaccggttaaataGACGTTAAAGAAaatacatacgtcggtgcattggcagatgaaggccaagaaaaatacatacaccggttaaataGATGTTAAAGAAaatacatacgtcggtgcattggcagatgaaggccaaggaaaatacatacaccggttaaatcgacgtTAAAGAAAATACATACGTCGATGCATTGACACATGAAGACCAAggaaatacatacaccggttgaaccgatgatgcaccggtcaattgcatcggttcagttgtccagagagatggTTTTTCATGGAACGTGAAgaaattacactcaccggttaaaccgacgatagtattacattcaccggttgattaaCGTCGGTTGATTAATGTAGCCGTTGAATTATAACAGCTAGTTAGAAAAATgtgttcaccggttaaaccggtgatggcataaagtggatcatcggtttaaccggtgattgcgctttttgtcagccacttttccaacgactcttttggggtgtgtgggctatataaaccccccaaggccggttgcAGCATAATGTTGGAACCCTGAACAGTTGAAGGAAGTGCTGCCCAAGTGAAcaatcatctccaaccatcctagtTGAGCTTAGTGCCacatctagcttgtgagaagctttgagagagtgctttgtgcacttgtataggcttagttcttgagagagcaaGCTTAAGAGAAATCTTAGCCACGGCTAAGCAAGTGTACACgtcgacgaccctccgacttagtgtggagcggtgccgacactttgtgcgggggaagaggagccCCCCTcgttggtggagaagctccgtagtgaaGATGGTGCCGTGGTGACCGAGAgtgacggtggcggtgaccttgtcttggtgacttggtgcacttagcctttgcttgccagtgtgccttggtggcctagtgcaagacggtgatcggaagagacTCGATGCTTGGCCCTTGTGTGCGTTGGTGGCCGgccaacgtggactaggggtggctTTGTGCCTACCgataccacgggataaattcacGTGTCGTTGCGGGAGTTTGCTTCCCTCTTGCCCTCACCTCGTTACTTACCGTATTTATGTTTCCGCATTGCTTGTTTGCCTTTACCTTTTTAGTTAGTTTGGTTAGGACTGGAACTAGGTTGCAAGCCTCCTTTTGGGTAAGTAGAGGattgcatagataaaccttagtgtgaactagcatgtgtaggacgtgtggGTTTTATCTTATGCACTAGTTGGAGCCGAAGTTTTTAGAAGACGATTAGTGAcacaattcaccccctccccctcttgggTCGCTCGGACACACATTCGAtccctttcaattggtatcagagcctcgttgctcattggatcaataggtttcaccgcctagtgagtttgTGTGTCCGACGGAAGGGATGAATACCGATAGCGCTCCGTTcttcgatggcacgggttttccaTGGTGGAAAGTTCTTATGCAAGCATACCTTCAATCCCGGGGGCTTGATATTTGGCGTGTCACCGAGTTAGGGAAAAAGAATGAGACTAAGGCCGAGAGGCAATATGATGCCATTACAAAATCTACTCTATTGTCCACtttatgtgatagtgtgtttaatcatgtttatgcttgtgaagatgctcataagctatggacgCAAATCATCGAAAATCATgggggcacaaaggatgttgccaataaaaaaatatcatattctcggcaaggagcttagtagctttaagcaacttcccaatgaaaatgctcatgacatgtactcacgattaaatatTCTTGtaaatgaaattaatgccttaggtctcaatcaagttgaAGATTGGGAGATTAACCGGAAgatcctccgaagccttcgcaagcccgactacgacatcatcaactcacacttgcaaaaggaagacttggtcaagcttacaccaaatcaagtcatcaatcaaatcatcgcccatgaatatagtatgggaatgacaaagaagaaggagcaagaatccacctcttcttcaagccacaagagtctcgccgccaagcactcatgcaagcaccaaccaaggcgacaaaactcatcaagctcaagtgaacaagaagaagaggatgaggaagaaagtgatgatgaatcaagttcaagtgaagATGAAGAATACCCAAGCGTCGTGCTATATCACCACCGCAAGATAGccaagcatgtacatgagctttataagcttgggtacaaaactctcATTAGAGAAAATGCGGtggggatggagaagatggcaaagaaaaagagcaagtcaagatctcaagctctctccgccatctacaagcccaagaaaagtggtgaaagctcaagtagCAAGAACAtcaaaaattccaagagctccaccactcgtcgccctcggagatcatcaccaccacccatgtgtcttatggcacAAGGTAGTAActatgtaagtgatgactcctcctcaaatgatgaattcgatgttgaaaccgatgaaactagtgagatgatgacactcctccataatcaacaagaatatctcactaaacaaaataaagaaatcaaagctcttAAAGCTAAATAAAAGATTCATAcctcatttgtctcaagatatgagaacttgctaaacaaattcaatttgttagacaatgagcatgaagagcttaaaagaaatatgagagccttgaatctaaaagtgaatcatcatcggataaatcatttTCTTGCAAAATTCCTTGTGTTATACCTATCATCAAGGTAaatgcgtctacctcttgtgatctaacttCTTTCAATGAGAATGTGATCTTAGAAACAAATATTGATCTCATTATCGAGGAAAATGAAAAGCTCAAGGAAGAAGTAGAAAAGCTACGGCAAGACTTGAGGCAGCTCAAAGGAAAGCacactcaagagcaagcccaaccttctcaagataaccgccTCAAGGGCATgaacaagcttgagaagggagaaaccgtgacttgcttcaagtgtcacaaagaaggccacaagtcctatcaatgcaagaagaaagagggcaaagcaaagggcaaagaaaacagcaagcccaagaacttgaacaataGCAAGGAGGgccacaagaaggctaaggaggtCAAGAAAAACAaatctccatacttgaaggcttcATTGGTGTACACTAAGCCCACCCACAAAttcaagcaaaagagcaaccgcTACATtctcaagaagaaggaaaatagcaaggtggttgctcatgtcatggggtggagacaTCAAGGATGGAACCGACCTATTTGGATGCTAAAGGAAGTGCTCACAACCATGGAAAGCACTCAAATGGTTTGGATTCCATAGACTTAGGATCCAAGAAGGAGACGGGGAATTTGGAGACTTGGCGAGTTCTACGATGCATAAAGTGGGATGCATCATATTTTGATTGGAGTCAAATTGGGTATTATGGATCAATTACCCAAATTCCCTTTCACCCACTTACAAAGGTATGAGCAAGGTATTACAAATTAACAATGCAATTGGTAAGGTGCATCAAACTTCTTTGGTACTTTTGGTGCTTCTTACAATGCAACTAAATTTGCTCATATCTCACTAGGTTTGCATGCTTATATGCTTCTTTTTCATCTTATGTGCTTTCCTAGACTTTCATATGGTAGGTTGTCTTTATCTATCGCTAATCTTTATGCAACCTACATGAGCTAAAATAAGTGGAAACCATCATGGTACATGTTTTATGTATATTATCTTTTGGTGCCATGTCTTTCAAGCTATAGAGCTAGTACCCCCCTTGTTAGCTTTTACAAGTGCATAATTCTTTTTCTATGTATTTCAAATCTTATTGCACACTTTTATGGGGAGCTTGCTCTATATCTTGTCTTAATTGTGACTAATATGCtttcaaagtgatatttgttgtagtcacactcccTTAGTTCAAATGGTAATACACACAATCCTTCGATATCAAATTGTTGCACATTGCAATTAACcgtacaattggtatcaattatTCAAGAAAGGTTGGACAAGGGAAGGAGACCAAGCTATAACTCCCAAAGATTGAAGAGATAAATAatatagggaggcatggctaggtaAAACACCTCTCACCAAGTTAATTtattttgctactaatgctctttCTTTGTGAGTGGCCGTTGTAGACCTTTAGGTCACTTTTtgggtgtttgatgacaaagggggagagatgtcTCAAAGCAAGCATACAATGGAAAGACCCCACATCTTCAAGCATCTAAGAAGAAAGATTCAACACGGTGAAATTCTATCTCTAGGAGAGATCCTAGAAGGCCATCAATAAGGGGGAGAAAATCAAGGAAGTGCAATGGCAAATGGAaggcatggtgatagggggaggtatcTATGGTTCAAAATGGGGGAGAAGTGAAACATCAATGATCCTTTGAACCATAATGCCAATACTTAAGATCAACTCTACACATTCTTTACATAAGCATTGGACATTGAGTagtcatccaagcaagctaagttTTTCTCAACTCAAGTATCTCAATTCTTTCAATATCTATATGCAATTTTGCTtgttttggttgtgttgtcaccaatcaccaaaaaggggggagattgtaaggaaaatggccttTTTTAGGGAAATAACCGCTCATGTCATGGTTGCCATATTTCCTCATATGCGTTTTGGTGATTTGATGACAACctaacacttggactaatatgtgTATTTTAGTTGATTATATACAGCCCtgtaggtccaagggatgaaaataTGGAGAAAACAAGTTGAAAAAACCGACGAAGACTCAATACATGAAGGTCaaggaaaatacatacaccggttaaataGACATTAAAGAAaatacatacgtcggtgcattggcagatgaaggccaaggaaaatacatacaccagTTAAATAGACGTTAAAGAAAATACATACGTCagtgcattggcagatgaaggccaagaaaaatatatacaccggttaaatcgacgtTAAAGAAaatacatacgtcggtgcattgacacaTGAAGACCAAggaaatacatacaccggttgaaccgatgatgcaccggtcaattgcatcggttcagttgtccagagagatggTTTTTCATGGAACGTGAAgaaattacactcaccggttaaaccgacgatagtattacattcaccggttgattaaCGTCGGTTGATTAATGTAGcagttgaagtataacggctagttggaaaaatgtgttcaccggttaaaccggtgatggcACAAAGTGGATCATCGGTTTTATCGGTGAttgcgctttttgtcagccacttttccaacggctcttttagggtgtgtgggctatataaaCCCCCAAGGTTAGTTGCAGCATAATGTTGGAACCCTGAAGAATTGAAGGAAGTGCTGCCCAAGTGAAcaatcatctccaaccatcctagtTGAGCTTAGTGCCacatctagcttgtgagaagctttgagagagtgctttgtgcacttgtataggcttAGTTTTTTAGAGAGCAAGCATAAGAGAAGTCTTAGCCACGGTTAAGCAAGTGTACACgtcgacgaccctccgacttggtgtggagcggtgacgacactttgtgcgggggaagaggagcccccctccttggtggagaagctccgtagtgaagatggtgccgtggtgaccgagagagacggtggcggtgatcttgtcttggtgacttggtgcacttacttagcctttgcttgccagtGTGCCTTGGTGGTCtggtgcaagacggtgatcggaagagacTCGGTGCTTGGCCCTTGTGTGCGTTGGTGGCCGgccaacgtggactaggggtggctTTGTGCCTACCgataccacgggataaatccacgTGTCTTTGcaggagtttgcatccctcttgccctCACCTCGTTACTTACCGTATTTACGTTTCTTCATTGCTTGTTTGCCTTTACCTTTTCTAGTTAGTTTGGTTAGGATTGGAACTAGATTGCAAGCCTCCTTTTGGGTAAGTTGAGGAtcgcatagataaaccttagtgtGAACTAGCATGTGTAGTACGTATTAGGTTCATCTCATGCACTAGTTGGAGCTGAAGGTTTTAGAAGACGATTAGTGACccaattcacccctcccccttttGGGTCGCTCGGACACACCCTCGATCCCTTTCATTGCCGCGACGAATTTCCCGCAGAGCTTCGCTACTTTCCTCGCTCTTCCCTCACCTCTCTATTTCTAGTCGTTTCAGGATGAAATGAAGAATCAAATGAGAGAATGAGGAGAGAAATGAGAGGCTTGGGCCTTATATAGACGCCAGGGGACCTGGCGCCGTGGACCATGGCGCCAAGatcaaaatgttttttttttttacatttgggTCGTGGTGCCATGGACCACGGCGCCGGCCCCTGGCGCCATAGGTCATAGCACAGGGGGCTATTACTGTTAAAAAAAATCGGGATactatttctgtaaaaaataattaaaaatatgcTAAAAAAGCCAATTCAGCACGCATCATCGTTCGGTTCCTTGGCTGGGTTTACTTTTTTGAGGCCCACGGGCCATGCCTCTCCTGAACCTCTCTCTTCTACCCCGAGCCCGAGTTCGACGAGGCGCCTGCTCCAATCAGTccccatccccgccgccgccgcacccgcacTCCTCTCGACGGGTCGCTCAGTCGCTCCTCGGCTACCCGGCAACCCCTCGCTCCTCAGCTCCCCAGGCTCAGCTCCGAGCAATCTGATCCCGCCATGGGCGTCGTCACCCGTGCTCAAGCGAAGAGGATGAAGTCGCAGCAACCCGACAGCGAAGAGCCGCCGCCTCGGGGCGGAGGAGAAGCGGGAGGCCCCGATCTGATCAGCCTTCTCCCCGACGAGATCCTGGGCAGCGTCATCTCGCTCCTCCCGACCGAGGAAGGTGCCCGCACCCAGATCCTCTCCACCCGATGGCGCCCCCTCTGGCGCTCCTCGCCCCTCAACCTCGACCCTTCTGACGGAATCTTCAGTCATGCCGTCGTCTCCCGCATCCTCTCCGAGCACCACGGCGTTGGTCGTCGTTTCAGCAGCCCGCCCTTCATCCGACCTGACGACTCCGCCACTTTGGACGGCTGGCTCCGGTCCCCAGCCCTCGACCAGCTCCAATAGCTCAATTTATCCTTCCACCCCTACATCTTGCCCAGCCATCTGATGCCTCGTTCTGCACTGCGGTTCGCGTCCACCCTCCGCGCCGCTACATTCAGCTTCTGCAAATTCCCAGAAGACGCAGCTCAGCAGCTCCAGTTCCCCAACCTGCAGCACCTCGCACTTGCATCAGTGACTATCTCGGAGGACTCTCTGCACGCCATGCTGGATGGCTGCCCCGCTCTGGACAAATTTGTACTCAGATACATCATCAATGGGTCTTCACCGGGACCGCAGGTGCCACTTTCTGCCCTGCACGTGTCCAACATCCGCGTTGCCGAATTTGGCAGCTGCCATTTTCCAGAAGCCATTGTCAACCAGGTCCACTTCCCTAACCTCCAGAGGCTCGTACTTGAAACGGTCACCATCTCAGAGGGCTCCTTACACGCCATGCTCTCCGGCTGCCCTGATCTGAACAGCTTGACCATGGGTTATAGCTCTGGCTTCCACCAATTCAAAATCAATGCCCTGAAGCTTAAGTATGTCGAGATGTATTTCCATGGCTCATATGCAGATAGGCTACAGGAACTCGTTGTTGAGAATGCCTCTTGTCTAGAAACACTTCACCACAAGGGGCCGTACGAAGACAACATGCACATTTCAATAATTTCGGCACCAAAATTGAAGATTCTTGGCCGCCTCGCTGATAACATTTCCAGGCTTGAGCTTGGCACCAATGTTTTTAAGGTATACGCGGCTTTCTTTGTTCTCAGCTTCATCACTTACGGCTATACATTCCCTTTCTGCTAAGTCACGGATATACCTGATCCATACACTCAGGGATTGCATGATGTTAGAATAGCTACTGTGATCTGCAGTGTGATGGTTTTAGCTCAGGCTTGATAATCTTAGACTGGATGTGGTTATTAACTTCATGAAATGCTTTCCCTGCATggagaagttgtacatcaaggTTACCTTTTTTTGTTATTCAGTCTCCAATTGTTTCTTACCTTTCTATTACTGCAGCTTTGTTGTTCTGAGGCTTGGTTTTATTATTCATTTTCAGACACCTACAGCCGGGAAAAACACGCAGCGTCATTGTTCCCGGGGCCGTATTGAATGCCTTAATCACCACCTCAAGAAATTACAGATCAGTTATTATTCGGGCAAAAGGTCACATGTTGAGTTTGCTAAGTTCTTTGTACTGAATGCGGGTGTGATAGAGTCCTTGGGGCTTGATGTTTATCCTAATAAACACTTATCTGGTTGGTGGATTGAAATTCAGCGGAGGCAGCTCCGGCCAGAGAAGAGGGCATCAATTGGTGCTCAAATTGATTTCACTTTTGGTGTTTGTTCCAGTTATCTTCGTGATGGTTAGGAGTTTCAGGTCCATGTTAGTATAGATGTTGAAACTATACTATTCTTCTTTTAGGAGCTAATCTTCTATCCCATCCATGTTGTGTTGCATGCAAACTGTGCTAGTTCTCTTTCTTGTAATATATATGAAATCCTGTGTTTTCCTAATATATATGAAATCCTGTGTTTTCCTAATGCTATCATTCCAACCATCTGTGCTTCTGTCATTACTTTCTTTGTGAGTTTGCGAGTGATGACTGCACATTTTGATTTGGCATCTAATGTTGTTTGAATAATTATTACACaccttgatgatgatgatgtgtgcaaatttttttgaagcTATAATGTTATATTGTTGTAGATACTgctcttgtttatttttttacaatCATGTATCAGGATCTGGAAACAAGATGCTCATTCCTCCGTTAGTCAGAGCACGGAATCTGCAGTAATCGTAGAATGCAGATCCAACCTGAACCTTCAGAGTGCACAGAAACCCAGTAGCTGTAGATGTGATTTTTTGAACGTAACAATTTTGTTAGTAGATTTAACCGTGGCACTTTTATGTAAGTGATTAgatattttaaaaattattgCTGGTTGAATCTAGATTGGGTCATAGTTGCCAAATAAATTGGATACGCAAGGGTAAACAAAAAAGGCACTGAGAAAAATGAGTGCTATCCGAAT
This genomic interval carries:
- the LOC120676553 gene encoding F-box/FBD/LRR-repeat protein At1g16930-like: MGVVTRAQAKRMKSQQPDSEEPPPRGGGEAGGPDLISLLPDEILGSVISLLPTEEGARTQILSTRWRPLWRSSPLNLDPSDGIFSHAVVSRILSEHHGVGRRFSSPPFIRPDDSATLDGWLRSPALDQLQ
- the LOC120676551 gene encoding uncharacterized protein LOC120676551, whose translation is MPRSALRFASTLRAATFSFCKFPEDAAQQLQFPNLQHLALASVTISEDSLHAMLDGCPALDKFVLRYIINGSSPGPQVPLSALHVSNIRVAEFGSCHFPEAIVNQVHFPNLQRLVLETVTISEGSLHAMLSGCPDLNSLTMGYSSGFHQFKINALKLKYVEMYFHGSYADRLQELVVENASCLETLHHKGPYEDNMHISIISAPKLKILGRLADNISRLELGTNVFKTPTAGKNTQRHCSRGRIECLNHHLKKLQISYYSGKRSHVEFAKFFVLNAGVIESLGLDVYPNKHLSGWWIEIQRRQLRPEKRASIGAQIDFTFGVCSSYLRDG